Proteins from a genomic interval of Phocoena phocoena chromosome 20, mPhoPho1.1, whole genome shotgun sequence:
- the MARK4 gene encoding MAP/microtubule affinity-regulating kinase 4 isoform X2 encodes MSSRTALAPGNDRNSDTHVTLGIGRSSDKGPSWSSRSLGARCRNSIASCPEEQPHVGNYRLLRTIGKGNFAKVKLARHILTGREVAIKIIDKTQLNPSSLQKLFREVRIMKGLNHPNIVKLFEVIETEKTLYLVMEYASAGEVFDYLVSHGRMKEKEARAKFRQIVSAVHYCHQKNIVHRDLKAENLLLDAEANIKIADFGFSNEFTLGSKLDTFCGSPPYAAPELFQGKKYDGPEVDIWSLGVILYTLVSGSLPFDGHNLKELRERVLRGKYRVPFYMSTDCESILRRFLVLNPAKRCTLEQIMKDKWINIGYEGEELKPYTEPEEDFGDTKRIEVMVGMGYTREEIKEALTSQKYNEVTATYLLLGRKTEEGGDRGTPGLALARVRAPSDTTNGTSSSKGTSHSKGQRTSSSTYHRQRRHSDFCGPSPAPLHPKRSPTSTGEAELKEERLPGRKASCSAAGSGSRGLPPSSPMVSSAHNPNKAEIPERRKDSTSTPNNLPPSMMTRRNTYVCTERPGAERPSLLPNGKENSSGTPRVPPASPSSHSLAPPSGERSRLARGSTVRSTFHGGQVRDRRAGGGAGGGVQNGPPASPTLAHEAAPLPTGRPRPTTNLFTKLTSKLTRRVTLDPSKRQNSNRCVSGASLPQGSKIRSQTNLRESGDLRSQVAIYLGIKRKPPPGCSDSPGV; translated from the exons CATGTCACCCTGGGCATTGGCCGCTCCTCGGACAAGGGACCGTCCTGGTCCAGCCGCTCCCTGGGTGCCCGCTGCCGAAACTCCATCGCCTCCTGTCCTGAAGAGCAGCCCCATGTAGGCAACTACCGCCTGCTGAGGACCATTGGGAAGGGCAACTTTGCCAAAGTCAAGCTGGCCCGGCACATCCTTACCGGCCGGGAG GTCGCCATCAAGATCATCGATAAAACCCAGCTGAACCCCAGCAGCCTGCAGAag cTGTTCCGAGAAGTCCGTATCATGAAGGGCCTAAACCACCCCAACATtg TGAAGCTCTTCGAGGTGATCGAGACAGAGAAGACGCTGTACCTGGTGATGGAATATGCAAGTGCTG GAGAAGTGTTTGACTACCTCGTGTCACACGGCCGCATGAAGGAGAAGGAAGCTCGAGCCAAGTTCCGACAG ATCGTGTCGGCTGTGCACTACTGTCACCAGAAAAACATTGTACACAGGGACCTGAAG GCCGAGAACCTCTTGCTGGACGCCGAGGCCAACATCAAGATCGCCGACTTTGGCTTCAGCAATGAGTTCACGCTGGGCTCGAAGCTGGACACGTTCTGCGGGAGCCCCCCGTACGCCGCCCCGGAGCTGTTCCAGGGCAAGAAGTACGACGGGCCGGAGGTGGACATCTGGAGCCTCGGCGTCATCCTATACACCCTCGTCAGCGGCTCCCTGCCCTTCGACGGGCACAACCTCAAG GAGCTGCGAGAGCGAGTCCTCAGAGGGAAGTACCGGGTCCCTTTCTACATGTCAACAGACTGTGAGAGCATCCTGCGGAGATTTTTGGTGCTGAACCCAGCGAAACGCTGTACTCTCGAG CAAATCATGAAAGACAAATGGATCAACATCGGCTATGAGGGTGAGGAGTTGAAGCCATACACAGAGCCCGAGGAGGACTTCGGGGACACCAAGCGAATCG AGGTGATGGTGGGTATGGGCTACACGcgggaagaaatcaaagaggcctTGACCAGCCAGAAGTACAACGAAGTGACCGCCACCTACCTCCTGCTGGGCAGGAAGACTGAG GAGGGTGGGGACCGGGGCACCCCGGGGCTGGCCCTGGCACGGGTGCGGGCGCCCAGCGACACCACCAATGGAACAAGCTCCAGCAAAGGCACCAGCCACAGCAAAGGGCAGCGGACCTCCTCCTCCACCTACCACCGCCAGCGCAGGCACAGCGACTTCT GTGGCCCATCCCCTGCACCCCTGCACCCCAAGCGCAGCCCAACCAGCACAGGGGAGGCGGAGCTGAAGGAGGAGCGCCTGCCAGGCCGGAAGGCGAGCTGCAGTGCCGCGGGGAGCGGGAGCCGAGGGCTGCCCCCTTCCAGCCCCATGGTCAGCAGCGCCCACAACCCCAACAAGGCAGAGATCCCAGAGCGGCGGAAGGACAGTACGAGCACCCCT AACAACCTCCCCCCAAGCATGATGACCCGCAGAAACACCTATGTTTGCACAGAACGCCCGGGGGCTGAGCGCCCATCCCTGTTGCCAAATGGCAAAGAAAACAG CTCGGGGACCCCACGGGtgccccccgcctccccctccaGTCACAGCCTGGCTCCCCCATCAGGGGAGCGGAGCCGCCTGGCACGCGGCTCCACCGTCCGCAGCACGTTCCACGGTGGCCAGGTCCGGGACAggcgggcagggggcggggcaggtGGGGGCGTGCAGAATGGGCCCCCCGCCTCTCCCACACTGGCCCATGAGGCCGCACCCCTGCCCACTGGGCGGCCCCGCCCCACCACCAACCTCTTCACCAAGCTGACCTCCAAACTGACCCGAAG GGTTACCCTCGATCCCTCTAAACGGCAGAACTCTAACCGCTGCGTTTCGGGCGCCTCTCTGCCCCAGGGATCCAAGATCA gGTCACAGACGAACCTGAGAGAATCGGGGGACCTGAGGTCACAAG